One Diabrotica virgifera virgifera chromosome 3, PGI_DIABVI_V3a genomic window carries:
- the LOC126882124 gene encoding uncharacterized protein K02A2.6-like — MDGQIGHINERDDLIESIKNKYKLLFDGNMCSPIKHFEVKFNIKDNVIPIFKKAYSMPYAIKPLVERKLDQMVQVGILKPVKHSEWASPIVVVAKKNTEDIRICTDFQVTVNKVLSVEQYPLPLPEDIFASLAGGKIFCCIDLSGAYQQLKVNEAFQKYLTINTHIGLFRFTRLTYGIASAPAIFQSIMDQILAGIPNVHCYLDDILISGTSIEHVSRLLEIVFNRLSSYNIKVNAQKCSFFKDQVEYLGHRIDKDGIHPTSDKLRAIKEAPEPKDITQLRSYLGLINYYSKFIPMLSGRLKPLYKLLEKNVKFNFNAECKAAFCLSKELIEANQVLAHYDPNKQIVVACDASSYGVGGVLSHRYSDGREKPIHFVSGTLSKAEQNYSQIEREALAIIFCIKKFHKYLYGRQFILVSDHKPLKVIFNPDRNISVMSASRIIRWNVILSAYDYKVEYRKGSQMYEADMLSRLPLSDPTEVDGYINSFNLTEELPLTFEDVAKVTKTDTVLVKVLDFVKTGWPSKITDPVMKPYFLKRHEMSVEENCLLVGSKVIVPTVLRNKILELIHENHTGMVRSKMLARSIVWWPGLQHDIEQMISSCEICQLSQNNSEKSLMPWPRTANVFERVHIDFFFFNNVSYLLLVDSKSKWIDVHVMVRGTNVTNTIEKLKLTFSIMGLPDIIVSDNGPPFNSNCFLKFCEINGIKVVKSPPYHPQSNGTAERHVQTVKVAFKKFLLEKSTLTVEQRLVNFLFTYRNTPCANTGVSPNEYIFKVKPKAVIDLIKPKKGNYCSYNKALDFKQIECFLVGEKVLVGRLGPYITDKWQEGSIIKRVSPVTYLVQVNDRVLYKHVNSIRKFSATTNIEQPSTSLTTNHGLRPAVVQENCNSEIVDPLSHQMTSVKIKETSPDSEGGLQFGSPVKTTDHSIPLETINPTGIELRRSNRVRHQPQRLDL; from the coding sequence ATGGATGGGCAAATAGGTCATATAAATGAACGAGATGATCTAATTgagtctattaaaaataaatataaattattatttgatgGCAATATGTGTAGTCCAATCAAACATTTTGAAGTAAAATTTAACATAAAAGATAATGTGATTCCTATTTTTAAAAAGGCATACTCAATGCCATATGCTATTAAGCCATTAGTTGAAAGAAAATTGGATCAGATGGTTCAAGTCGGTATTTTAAAACCTGTCAAACATAGTGAATGGGCTTCACCCATTGTAGTTGTAGCTAAGAAAAACACTGAGGATATTAGAATTTGCACTGATTTTCAAGTTACGGTAAATAAAGTTTTAAGTGTAGAACAATACCCATTACCACTACCTGAGGATATTTTTGCAAGTTTAGCTGGAGgtaaaatattttgttgtataGATTTATCAGGTGCCTATCAACAGCTTAAAGTAAATGAGGCCttccaaaaatatttaactaTAAATACACATATTGGCTTATTTAGGTTTACTAGGTTAACATATGGTATAGCAAGTGCACCAGCAATTTTTCAATCGATAATGGATCAGATCTTGGCAGGTATACCAAATGTTCATTGCTATTTAGATGATATCCTTATTTCGGGTACTTCAATAGAACATGTAAGTAGATTACTGGAAATAGTTTTTAACAGATTAAGTAGTTATAATATCAAGGTAAATGCTCagaaatgttcattttttaaagatCAGGTTGAATATCTTGGTCACCGTATAGACAAAGATGGTATTCATCCTACTAGTGATAAATTAAGAGCTATTAAAGAGGCACCTGAACCTAAAGATATAACACAACTCCGATCTTACTTAGGATTAATTAATTACTATAGTAAATTTATCCCTATGTTATCAGGCCGCTTAAAACCGTTATATAAATTATTGGAAAAGaatgtaaaatttaattttaatgcagAATGTAAAGCTGCTTTTTGCTTAAGTAAGGAGTTAATTGAGGCAAATCAAGTTCTGGCACATTATGATCCTAATAAGCAAATTGTGGTTGCATGTGATGCTAGTTCGTATGGAGTGGGAGGTGTTCTTAGTCATCGGTACTCTGATGGTAGAGAAAAGCCTATACATTTTGTATCTGGAACTCTTAGTAAGGCTGAGCAGAATTATTCCCAAATTGAACGTGAAGCGCTAGccattatattttgtattaaaaagtttcataaatatttataTGGTAGACAGTTTATTTTAGTGTCAGATCATAAACCACTTAAAGTGATCTTTAATCCAGATCGTAATATTTCAGTTATGTCAGCATCTAGAATAATACGCTGGAATGTTATATTATCAGCCTATGATTATAAGGTAGAGTATCGAAAAGGGTCACAAATGTATGAAGCAGATATGTTATCAAGGTTACCACTAAGTGATCCCACGGAGGTTGATGGTTACATAAATTCGTTTAATTTAACAGAGGAACTACCCCTCACCTTTGAGGATGTGGCTAAAGTAACAAAGACAGATACGGTTTTAGTTAAGGTATTAGATTTTGTAAAGACAGGATGGCCTAGTAAAATCACTGATCCAGTTATGAAGCCATATTTTTTAAAACGACATGAGATGTCTGTAGAAGAAAACTGTCTACTTGTGGGTTCAAAAGTAATAGTCCCTACTGTTTTGAGAAACAAAATTCTAGAATTAATTCATGAGAACCACACTGGTATGGTAAGATCCAAAATGCTTGCTAGGTCAATAGTTTGGTGGCCAGGTCTACAACATGATATTGAGCAAATGATCTCCAGTTGTGAAATATGTCAATTATCACAAAACAATAGTGAAAAATCTTTAATGCCCTGGCCTAGAACTGCTAATGTTTTTGAACGTGTTCAtattgatttctttttttttaataatgtctCTTATCTGTTATTAGTGGACAGTAAATCTAAGTGGATTGATGTACATGTCATGGTAAGAGGTACTAATGTAACAAATACTATAGAAAAATTGAAACTAACATTTTCTATAATGGGCCTACCAGACATCATTGTTAGTGACAATGGCCCACCATTTAATTCTAactgttttttgaaattttgtgaaATAAATGGTATCAAGGTAGTAAAGTCTCCTCCATATCACCCCCAGTCCAATGGTACTGCTGAGAGACACGTACAAACAGTAAAGGTTGCGTTCAAGAAATTTCTTTTAGaaaagtcaacattaacagtagAACAAAGGTTAGTCAACTTTCTTTTTACCTATAGAAATACTCCCTGTGCAAATACAGGTGTAAGTCCTAATGAgtatatttttaaagttaaaccAAAAGCAGTCATTGATTTGATTAAACCTAAAAAGGGTAATTATTGCAGTTACAATAAAGCATTAGATTTCAAACAAATTGAATGCTTTTTAGTAGGGGAGAAAGTATTAGTAGGAAGACTAGGTCCTTATATAACAGATAAGTGGCAGGAGGGTAGTATAATAAAACGGGTAAGTCCAGTGACATATTTGGTTCAAGTAAATGATAGAGTTTTGTACAAACATGTAAACAGTATTAGGAAATTTTCAGCTACTACAAACATAGAACAACCAAGTACTTCACTGACTACAAACCATGGGTTAAGACCTGCAGTAGTTCAAGAAAATTGTAATTCCGAAATTGTCGACCCTCTAAGTCACCAAATGACTTCTGTCAAAATTAAGGAAACTAGTCCTGATTCAGAAGGGGGTCTACAGTTTGGAAGTCCTGTTAAAACAACAGATCATTCAATACCTTTAGAAACTATTAATCCAACAGGTATTGAATTGAGACGTAGTAATCGTGTACGTCATCAACCACAGAGGTTGGacttataa